The Populus nigra chromosome 19, ddPopNigr1.1, whole genome shotgun sequence genome includes a window with the following:
- the LOC133680064 gene encoding probable aquaporin PIP2-8 has protein sequence MSKDVIEEGQTHTKDYVDPPPAPLFDVGELKLWSFFRALIAEFIATLLFLYVTVATVIGHKKNQDACGGVGLLGIAWAFGGMIFVLVYCTAGISGGHINPAVTFGLLLARKVSLIRAVGYMVAQCLGAVCGVGLVKAFMKPYYNSLGGGANTVAPGYSTGTALGAEIIGTFVLVYTVFSATDPKRSARDSHIPVLAPLPIGFAVFMVHLATIPITGTGINPARSFGAAVIINDKKAWDDHWIFWVGPFVGALAAAAYHQYILRAAAIKALGSFRSHPSN, from the exons ATGTCAAAGGACGTGATTGAAGAAGGGCAAACTCATACGAAAGATTATGTTGATCCACCTCCAGCACCGCTTTTTGATGTGGGTGAACTCAAGCTCTGGTCTTTCTTTAGAGCTCTCATAGCTGAGTTCATTGCTACACTTCTCTTCCTTTATGTCACTGTGGCTACTGTTATTGGCCACAAGAAAAACCAAGACGCTTGTGGTGGAGTTGGGTTGCTTGGTATTGCATGGGCTTTTGGTGGCATGATTTTTGTCCTTGTTTACTGCACCGCTGGTATCTCTG gtgGGCATATTAACCCAGCGGTCACTTTTGGCCTGTTACTGGCTAGGAAAGTGTCCCTAATCAGGGCTGTGGGCTACATGGTGGCTCAATGCTTGGGCGCAGTCTGTGGGGTTGGCTTGGTCAAGGCCTTCATGAAGCCATACTACAACTCTCTTGGTGGTGGTGCTAACACGGTGGCTCCCGGGTACAGCACAGGCACAGCTTTGGGTGCTGAGATCATTGGCACTTTTGTGCTTGTTTACACTGTCTTCTCTGCAACTGACCCCAAGAGAAGTGCACGTGACTCTCACATCCCT GTTTTGGCTCCACTTCCAATTGGGTTTGCTGTGTTCATGGTCCACCTGGCCACAATCCCTATTACTGGTACTGGCATCAACCCTGCTAGGAGCTTTGGTGCTGCTGTCATCATCAACGATAAGAAAGCCTGGGATGATCAT TGGATTTTCTGGGTTGGGCCATTTGTTGGAGCACTAGCAGCAGCTGCATACCACCAGTACATTCTGAGAGCTGCAGCCATTAAGGCTTTGGGATCTTTCCGTAGCCACCcctcaaattaa
- the LOC133680063 gene encoding uncharacterized protein LOC133680063 has translation MADLLHKPLLDIEEQLHTSKKPPRAASLDVFRGLCVFLMMLVDYGGAIIPIIAHSPWNGLHLADSVMPFFLFIAGVSLALVYKKVPNRIEATWKAVLKAIKLFLLGVVIQGGYFHGINSLTYGVDMKRIRWLGILQKISVGYMVAALCEIWLSCRTRREVSFLKSYYWHWCVAFSLSAIYLGLLYGLYVPDWQFEMSNATSSVFLTNHSYVYMVKCSLRGDLGPACNSAGMIDRYILGIDHLYKKPVYRNLKECNMSTDGQVPDNSASWCHAPFDPEGVLSSLTAAVTCIIGLQYGHLLAHLQDHNGRMENWTLLSFSLLVVGLLLAVIGDPVNKSLYTFSYMLITSASAGITYSALYLLVDVYDYRCLTFVLEWMGKHSLSIFVLVSSNLAVITIQGFCWAAPENNMIHWIVSRFVRR, from the exons ATGGCAGACTTATTACACAAGCCATTGCTAGACATTGAAGAACAACTACATACCAGTAAGAAACCCCCACGTGCTGCCTCTCTCGATGTATTTCGTGGTCTCTGCGTCTTT CTAATGATGCTAGTTGATTATGGTGGGGCGATTATTCCCATTATTGCTCATTCTCCTTGGAATGGACTTCACTTGGCAGATTCTGTGAtgcccttctttctttttattgctgGAGTTTCTCTTGCACTTGTTTAcaag AAAGTACCAAACAGAATCGAAGCCACATGGAAGGCAGTGCTAAAGgcaataaaactatttttgctAGGTGTGGTTATTCAAG GTGGCTACTTTCATGGAATAAATTCCTTGACGTATGGTGTTGACATGAAAAGAATACGCTGGCTTGGAATTTTGCAG AAAATATCTGTTGGATACATGGTTGCTGCTTTATGTGAGATTTGGCTTTCATGTCGAACACGGAGAGAAGTAAGCTTTCTCAAGAGTTATTACTGGCATTG GTGTGTGGCATTTTCACTATCTGCAATATACCTGGGGTTATTGTATGGTTTATATGTTCCAGATTGGCAATTTGAAATGTCCAATGCAACTTCTTCTGTGTTTCTGACAAATCACAGCTACGTTTACATG GTAAAATGTTCTCTAAGAGGCGATCTTGGACCTGCTTGTAATTCAGCTGGAATGATTGATCGCTATATACTTGGCATTGATCACCTATATAAAAAACCTGTTTACAGAAACCTGAAG GAGTGCAATATGTCCACCGATGGCCAAGTTCCTGACAATTCAGCTTCCTGGTGTCATGCTCCTTTTGATCCTGAGGGTGTTTTAAG CTCCTTAACAGCTGCAGTGACCTGCATAATTGGACTTCAATATGGACATCTTCTTGCTCACTTACAG GACCACAACGGACGCATGGAGAACTGGACCCTATTATCATTTTCACTTCTTGTAGTTGGGTTGCTCCTTGCTGTTATAG gcGATCCTGTGAACAAATCTTTATACACTTTTAGTTATATGCTGATCACTTCTGCTTCAGCAGGAATCACATATTCTGCTTTATACTTGTTG GTAGATGTATATGATTACAGATGCTTGACATTTGTATTGGAGTGGATGGGAAAGCATTCTTTGAGTATTTTCGTTCTCGTATCTTCTAACTTAGCTGTTATTACAATACAAGGATTCTGCTGGGCAGCTCCTGAAAATAACATG ATTCACTGGATTGTTAGTCGGTTCGTGCGCAGATGA
- the LOC133679525 gene encoding uncharacterized protein LOC133679525 gives MIVCVAVVGHQNNPLYIQSFTEADDALKLHHIVHCSLDVVDERVNNPKKSGLTLNETFLGLLYPTENYKVYGYLTNTKVKFILVTTDLDVRDADVRNFFRRFHAAYVDAVSNPFHVPGKKITSRTFAERVSNIVKSFGLSSAG, from the exons ATGATCGTGTGTGTCGCGGTCGTCGGTCATCAG AACAATCCACTGTACATACAGAGTTTTACTGAAGCAGATGATGCACTCAAGCTCCACCACATAGTTCACTGCTCCCTTGACGTTGTTGATGAGCGAG TGAATAATCCAAAGAAATCTGGGCTGACATTGAATGAGACATTTCTTGGATTGCTTTATCCAACCGAGAATTATAAAGT GTATGGTTATTTGACCAACACGAAGGTGAAATTCATCTTGGTCACAACTGATTTAGATGTCAGAGATGCAGACGTCAGAAAT ttttttcGGAGATTCCATGCTGCATATGTGGATGCAGTTTCAAACCCTTTTCACGTCCCGGGTAAAAAGATCACGTCCAGAACTTTTGCAGAGAGAGTAAGCAACATCGTCAAGTCATTTGGTTTGAGCTCAGCAGGCTAA
- the LOC133680308 gene encoding probable 26S proteasome non-ATPase regulatory subunit 3 yields MTQDVEMKEQHQPSNSTTSSPSTLHHLKEIASLIETGAYAKETRRIQRAVRLTNTLRRKLKASVLYAFLNFALSAGSESFNRLISYLPKEDEYEMEVDTATSVTQAPAKHPLPELEIYCYLLVLIFLIDQKKHNEAKACSSASIARLKNLNRRTVDVLASRLYSYYSLSYELTGDLAEIRGSLLALHRIATLRHDELGQETLLNLLLRNYLHYNLYDQAEKLRSKAPRFEAHSNQQFCRYLFYLGKIRTIQLEYTDAKESLLQAARKAPAAALAFRIQCNKWAVIVRLLLGEIPERTVFMQKGMESALRPYFELTNAVRIGDLELFKSVAEKFSSTFSTDRTHNLIVRLRHNVIRTGLRNISISYSRISLADVAKKLRLDSANPVADAESIVAKAIRDGAIDATLDRANGWMVSKETGDIYSTNEPQLAFNSRIAFCLNMHNEAVRALRFPPNSHKEKESAEKRRERQQQEQELAKHIAEEDDDEF; encoded by the exons ATGACTCAAGATGTTGAGATGAAAGAGCAGCATCAACCTTCCAATTCCACCACCTCCTCTCCATCCACACTCCACC atttgaaggAGATTGCGTCGTTAATTGAGACTGGAGCGTATGCGAAGGAAACGAGGAGGATTCAGAGAGCCGTGAGACTGACTAATACTTTAAGGAGAAAGTTGAAAGCTTCTGTGCTTTATGCTTTTCTTAATTTTGCTCTTTCGGCGGGATCCGAGTCGTTTAATCGTTTAATCTCTTATCTTCCTAAG GAAGATGAGTATGAAATGGAGGTTGATACTGCGACATCTGTGACTCAAGCACCTGCAAAACATCCCTTGCCAGAGCTGGAGATATATTGCTACTTGTTGGTGCTGATTTTTCTGATTGATCAGAAGAAACACAATGAG GCTAAAGCTTGCTCATCGGCAAGCATTGCTCGCCTGAAGAATCTGAATAGGAGGACTGTTGATGTTCTGGCATCAAGGCTGTATTCCTACTACTCACTTAGCTATGAACTCACTGGTGATCTTGCTGAAATCAGAGG TAGCCTCCTTGCTCTTCATCGGATTGCAACACTGCGCCATGACGAGCTGGgccag GAAACACTTCTCAACCTGCTACTCCGCAATTACCTCCATTACAATTTATATGATCAGGCAGAGAAGCTGAGGTCGAAGGCCCCTCGATTTGAGGCTCACTCAAATCAGCAG TTCTGTCGGTATCTCTTTTACTTGGGAAAGATTAGGACAATTCAGTTGGAGTATACTGATGCAAAAGAATCTCTCCTTCAAGCTGCACGAAAAGCCCCTGCTGCAGCCCTTGCTTTTCGAATTCAATGCAACAAGTGGGCAGTTATTGTCAGATTGCTGCTAGGAGAAATCCCTGAGAGGACTGTTTTTATGCAAAAAGGCATGGAGAGTGCTTTGAGGCCATACTTTGAGCTCACAAAT GCTGTGCGAATAGGGGACTTGGAGCTCTTTAAGTCCGTTGCTGAGAAGTTCTCATCTACTTTCAGCACAGATAGGACCCACAACTTAATTGTTAGACTGCGGCACAATGTCATAAGGACTGGACTTCGCAACATCAGTATCTCTTATTCTCGTATTTCACTGGCTGATGTAGCCAAGAAGCTGAGGTTGGACTCTGCAAACCCTGTTGCTGATGCTGAGAGTATTGTGGCTAAGGCAATACGAGATGGTGCTATTGATGCTACTTTAGATCGCGCAAATGGGTGGATGGTATCCAAGGAAACAGGGGACATATACTCCACAAATGAGCCTCAGCTGGCATTTAACTCTAGGATTGCCTTCTGCCTTAACATGCATAATGAGGCAGTACGTGCCCTTAGGTTTCCACCTAATTCCCACAAGGAGAAAGAAAGTGCTGAGAAAAGGAGGGAGAGACAACAGCAGGAGCAAGAGCTTGCAAAGCACATAGCTGAGGAGGATGATGATGAGTTTTGA
- the LOC133680360 gene encoding translation initiation factor IF3-1, mitochondrial, with amino-acid sequence MAFWIRTNQSKLIFLSKQLKIYYLQIPYDSSLKYTATSSRSRVLENPVWDFIKKHSEFCNNVRFFAAPVQAKVNKEEKTLSGPRLNEKITAPVVRLVGDEGHSVLSLREALERAKRLELDLVEVQRNANPPVCKLLNFNREKYKKELKEKERSKSKAGETLRKGDHKEVRFAAKTEQRDLEMKADMAKRLMERGYRVKCLVIGSRKKRSMPKVPRDEDPETDFDYEEFERKKEEEELLALLSRFISLIEDVSIVDSGPKAGRKMAYAIVRHVKFGSSKKGGGKKDELANARPTDSRSAPPKSPAMSKEEPAEFYMETEDESVDDFDNVFDFSNDAKSPSINHSEGSNSVTEPATSNVEFNVPKFSHPRSAHDVRNARLPSALPEPSPGKENRYRRSEPGNQFLQTSMDNKGPGKQDSFKFEPQLLNQRRQPQPQMNATPSMGERKQVSPDFSASRNSKPPHETPKQVASSPETAKPASSYGIFSSAKAVIPGKQGSVADDSAGNSSLPGSKSDGGVDQGGQKGFGIFSRGRPN; translated from the exons atggcTTTCTGGATTAGAACTAATCAGTCAAAGctcatttttttgtcaaaacagttGAAGATATACTACCTTCAAATCCCATATGATTCTTCACTTAAATACACTGCTACTAGCTCAAGATCACGTGTTTTAGAGAATCCAGTTTGGGATTTTATTAAAAAGCACTCTGAATTTTGCAACAATGTCAGGTTTTTTGCTGCCCCAGTTCAG GCCAAAGTGAACAAGGAAGAGAAGACTTTGAGTGGGCCAAGATTAAATGAGAAAATCACTGCGCCGGTTGTTAGGCTTGTGGGTGATGAAG GGCATAGTGTTCTCTCATTGCGTGAAGCACTAGAACGAGCAAAAAGACTTGAACTTGATTTAGTTGAG gTTCAAAGAAATGCCAATCCACCTGTCTGTAAACTCTTGAACTTTAACCGAGAGAAGTACAAAAAAGAACTGAAGGAAAAGGAACGTTCTAAAAGCAAG GCAGGGGAAACTCTGCGCAAAGGAGATCACAAGGAAGTTCGATTTGCTGCAAAAACT GAACAAAGAGACTTGGAAATGAAAGCTGATATGGCCAAACGACTGATGGAACGTGGCTATAGGGTGAAG TGTTTGGTAATTGGTAGTCGAAAAAAGCGTTCAATGCCAAAAGTTCCTAGAGATGAGGATCCAGAGACGGACTTTGATTATGAAGAGtttgagagaaagaaagaagaggaggagttGCTAGCACTGTTGTCCCGCTTCATTTCATTG ATTGAAGATGTGTCTATTGTGGATAGTGGACCAAAGGCAGGAAGAAAAATGGCATATGCGATAGTTAGGCATGTCAAGTTCGGCTCATCGAAGAAAGGTGGTGGTAAAAAGGACGAGTTAGCCAATGCGCGGCCAACAGACAGTCGATCTGCTCCTCCCAAGAGCCCTGCGATGTCTAAGGAAGAGCCTGCAGAATTTTACATGGAAACTGAAGATGAGTCAGTCGATGATTTTGACAATGTGTTTGATTTCAGCAATGATGCAAAGAGTCCTAGTATAAATCATTCAGAGGGAAGTAATTCTGTTACAGAACCAGCTACCTCCAATGTAGAGTTTAATGTTCCGAAGTTCTCTCATCCAAGATCAGCACATGATGTAAGGAATGCAAGACTTCCTTCGGCCCTACCAGAGCCTTCCCCGGGGAAGGAAAATAGGTATAGAAGAAGTGAACCGGGGAATCAGTTCCTACAAACATCAATGGATAATAAAGGCCCAGGTAAGCAGGACTCATTCAAGTTTGAACCACAGCTGTTGAACCAAAGAAGGCAACCACAACCACAGATGAATGCCACTCCATCAATGGGAGAAAGGAAGCAGGTTAGCCCTGATTTTTCTGCTTCTAGAAACTCAAAGCCTCCTCATGAAACACCCAAGCAAGTTGCTTCTTCTCCAGAGACTGCAAAACCTGCATCTAGCTATGGAATATTTAGCTCTGCAAAAGCTGTTATTCCCGGGAAACAAGGCTCTGTAGCAGACGATTCAGCTGGAAATTCTAGCCTCCCAGGTTCAAAATCAGATGGTGGCGTTGATCAGGGTGGACAGAAGGGATTTGGGATTTTCAGTCGAGGCAGGCCAAATTGA